In Scophthalmus maximus strain ysfricsl-2021 chromosome 16, ASM2237912v1, whole genome shotgun sequence, the following proteins share a genomic window:
- the LOC118287120 gene encoding zinc finger protein 385C-like isoform X2, which produces MLLGAMSQSQVHPLLGSLPLPRRALQPQTHAQLEHFLPLRVNGSSPLSLFPNFNTMDPVQKAVISHTFGVAPHKKKPIISCNICHLRFNSTTQAEAHYKGHKHARKLKALETQRSRQKTGHSTSTTGKDRGRGIMGGATAPTDSHLKDKKGPGSSSQPSQQQTENTQGSSLAATAPSQPSSMDSLLRSPQLSPQASPGPQLSDPASERPPVEWCSLATGSAPRIDPQGSSTGGEDEAGKADEAKETKSNKKQLHCPTCKVTVNSSSQLEAHCSGSKHKQMLDGQNSSLSQRRAKLTSSPRPSCRIKQRMVSKTRAVVRVSNQPFHCELCQVSVNSETQLTQHMNSRRHKERLAGKPVKAKFTPYNKLQPSAVLATKLALQKQLSKTLSSGFLTSPLNPAALCALAPGPLALRLPPGPSAFFQGPLISPTLFRPAPGPLRATHAPIIFSPY; this is translated from the exons GTGCAATGTCCCAGAGTCAAGTCCACCCGCTCCTGGGATCCCTGCCTCTGCCGCGTCGAGCCCTGCAGCCGCAGACCCACGCCCAGCTGGAGCACTTTCTGCCGCTCAGGGTCAACGGCTCCTCGCCACTCAGCCTCTTCCCCAACTTCAACACG ATGGACCCAGTGCAGAAGGCGGTGATCAGCCACACGTTCGGCGTGGCCCCGCACAAAAAGAAACCCATCATCTCCTGTAACATCTGTCACCTGCGCTTCAACTCCACT ACCCAGGCAGAGGCCCACTACAAAGGTCACAAGCATGCTCGCAAGCTAAAGGCCTTGGAGACCCAGAGGAGCCGGCAGAAGACCGGACACAGTACATCCACGAcaggaaaagacagagggagggggattATGGGAGGAGCAACGGCGCCAACAGACTCAcatttgaaagacaaaaaag gccCAGGCTCTTCTTCTCAACCTTCACAGCAGCAAACTGAAAACACCCAGGGGAGTTCACTGGCTGCCACTGCTCCCTCACAGCCTTCGTCCATGGATTCCTTGCTCCGCTCTCCTCAGCTGTCCCCACAAGCCTCCCCCGGCCCTCAGCTTTCTGATCCGGCCTCAGAGAGGCCACCTGTGGAATGGTGCAGCCTGGCCACGGGTTCAGCCCCTCGCATTGACCCTCAGGGAAGCTCCACGGGTGGGGAGGACGAGGCGGGGAAGGCGGACGAGGCAAAGGAGACaaagagcaacaaaaaacagctcCACTGTCCAACGTGCAAAGTGACAGTCAATTCCAGCTCCCAGTTGGAAGCTCATTGTAGTG GCTCTAAGCACAAACAGATGCTGGACGGTCAGAACAGCAGCTTGTCACAACGCAGGGCCAAGTTGACATCATCGCCCAGACCTTCCTGCCGAATTAAGCAGAGGATGGTCAGCAAGACCCGAGCAGTTGTTCGCGTATCCAACCAGCCCTTTCACTGTGAACTGTGCCAGGTGTCCGTCAACTCTGAGACACAACTGACGCAG CACATGAACAGCAGGAGACACAAAGAGCGTTTGGCTGGGAAGCCTGTCAAGGCCAAGTTCACCCCCTATAATAAACTGCAGCCCAGCGCTGTCTTAGCG ACTAAATTGGCCCTGCAGAAGCAGCTGTCCAAGACCCTGTCTTCAGGTTTCCTGACCAGTCCCCTCAATCCAGCTGCCTTGTGCGCCCTGGCGCCCGGACCCTTGGCACTACGGCTACCGCCAGGTCCCTCAGCCTTCTTCCAGGGTCCTCTGATCAGCCCCACGCTCTTCAGGCCTGCCCCGGGACCTTTGCGGGCCACACATGCCCCAATAATCTTCTCTCCTTACTAG